GTTGTCATGCTGATTTTCTACGCCAGGTCGGCCAAAAAAAGAGCAGCCATGGAAGGGGCATGATCATGAGTGAACAAATGCAGCAGTCATCAACCCCACGTGCGCGCAAGAAGATGCTGCCCGTAGGCCACTATCGCGGGCTCGGTGGCTGGACAATTTTTTTCTTCATCTTTCTTTACCTGCCCATCGTCGTACTGATCTTCTATTCGTTCAACGCCAACCGCATGGTGATGAACTGGGGCGGATTTGGACTCGACTGGTACGTGAAGGCGTTTCACAACGCGGATATTCAAAAAGCGGTATGGAACTCCCTTATCGTCGCCACGGTGTCGACGATTTTTGCAACGGCGATCGCTACCATCGGCGCGCTGGTGCTGGCCAGGGGTGGAAATTTCCGCGGCAAGACAGTTTCGCTCGGACTGATTACGCTACCACTGATGGTGCCGGAAATCGTGACCGCCGTGGCGGTACTGATATTCTTTTCTGCGATTGGCCTGAACTGGGGATTGGGCAATGTCATCATTGCCCATGTCACCTTCTGTATTCCATTTGCCTTCATGCCGATTCGAGCGCGACTCGAAGGTATGGATACGTCGCTGGAGCAGGCCGCGCGTGATCTTTACGCTTCGGAATGGGAAACATTCCGTTACGTCACCGTGCCGTTGCTGATGCCGGGCATCGTCGCTGGTGCCATGCTGGCTTTCGTGATTTCCATGGATGACTTTATTATCACGCTGATGGTGGGCGGTGCCGGTTCGACCACCTTGCCGGTCTATATCTATTCGATGATCCGCCGTGGCCTGACCCCGGAGATCAATGCGGTCTCGACTGTATTGCTACTTGTCTCGATCGCCATCGTTACGGCATACTGGGTCGTTTCGAAAAAGACACAGACGAATACTGTGCACTAATCCTGGTTTTATCGCCATAACCAAATGTACCAACTGGAGGAAACTCAAATGAAACGTGTAGTAACCCTTTTCGCCGCGGCCGCTGCGATGCTGATCTCGGGATTGGCACAGGCTTCGGGCGAGCTATTTATCTATAACTGGACGGAATACACCCCGCCCGAACTCATCGCCAAGTTCGAGAAGGAAACCGGTATCAAGGTTTCCGTGGACACTTACGATTCCAACGAAACCCTG
This DNA window, taken from Gammaproteobacteria bacterium, encodes the following:
- a CDS encoding ABC transporter permease, whose amino-acid sequence is MSEQMQQSSTPRARKKMLPVGHYRGLGGWTIFFFIFLYLPIVVLIFYSFNANRMVMNWGGFGLDWYVKAFHNADIQKAVWNSLIVATVSTIFATAIATIGALVLARGGNFRGKTVSLGLITLPLMVPEIVTAVAVLIFFSAIGLNWGLGNVIIAHVTFCIPFAFMPIRARLEGMDTSLEQAARDLYASEWETFRYVTVPLLMPGIVAGAMLAFVISMDDFIITLMVGGAGSTTLPVYIYSMIRRGLTPEINAVSTVLLLVSIAIVTAYWVVSKKTQTNTVH